One Capsicum annuum cultivar UCD-10X-F1 chromosome 2, UCD10Xv1.1, whole genome shotgun sequence genomic window carries:
- the LOC124896243 gene encoding uncharacterized protein LOC124896243 — protein MANQFFLNGEILYRRTPDLGFLRCIDATEATRLLEKIHAGTYRPYMNGFMLAKKVLRAGYFWMTMERDSIQLVQKCYQCQVHGDFIRVSLNELNVMGSPWPFAAWGMDVIGPIEPSAFNGHRFILVAIDYFTKWVEASTHKVVIKNVVVDFARNNLVCRFRILESIITANGSNLNRELMREICERTSTGATPYMLVYGSKAMIPAEVEIPLLKVIQEVGLDDAEWICSRIEQLMLIEEKRLDAVCHGQLYQNRMIKAFNKKFKPRRFTLGQLVLKKIFPHQDEAKGKFAPNWQGPYIVHRVLSGGAVILTKMDGIISMKPINSDAIKKYYI, from the exons ATGGCCAATCAATTCTTTCTCAATGGGGAAATCCTATATAGGAGGACTCCAGACCTAGGATTTCTACGATGCATCGATGCCACAGAGGCCACAAGATTGTTAGAGAAGATACATGCAGGAACTTATAGACCCTACATGAACGGTTTCATGCTTGCGAAGAAGGTTTTGAGAGCTGGATACTTTTGGATGACCATGGAGAGGGATAGCATTCAATTAGTGCAGAAGTGTTACCAATGTCAGGTTCATGGAGACTTTATACGAGTTTCTCTAAATGAACTCAATGTGATGGGTTCTCCTTGGCCGTTTGctgcttggggcatggatgttattGGGCCCATAGAACCTTCTGCGTTCAATGGACACCGTTTTATCTTGGTCGCTATcgattacttcacaaagtgggttgaggccTCGACACATAAGGTCGTAATCAAGAATGTGGTAGTAGATTTTGCTCGGAACAACTTAGTTTGCCGATTTAGAATTCTAGAATCAATCATAACAGCTAATGGATCCAATCTTAATAGAGAACTGATGAGAGAGATTTGCGAAAG AACTTCTACTGGGGCAACTCCCTACATGCTGGTTTATGGGTCGAAAGCAATGATACCTGCAGAAGTAGAGATACCTTTATTGAAAGTCATTCAGGAGGTGGGTCTAGACGATGCTGAATGGATTTGTAGCAGGATCGAGCAGTTGATGCTTATTGAAGAGAAGAGATTGGATGCAGTCTGTCACGGTCAACTCTATCAAAATAGAATGATCAAGGCATTCAACAAGAAATTCAAGCCTCGTCGATTCACACTGGGACAGTTAGTATTGAAGAagatattccctcaccaagatgAAGCCAAAGGGAAATTTGCGCCAAATTGGCAAGGCCCTTACATAGTTCATCGAGTACTCTCAGGAGGAGCAGTAATCCTTACAAAAATGGACGGAATAATAAGCATGAAGCCGATCAACTCAGACGCCATCAAGAAGTACTATATTTGA